One genomic window of Peromyscus maniculatus bairdii isolate BWxNUB_F1_BW_parent chromosome 2, HU_Pman_BW_mat_3.1, whole genome shotgun sequence includes the following:
- the Lyrm2 gene encoding LYR motif-containing protein 2: MASSRLPPTALTLKQFMRRQQVLLLYRKILRAIRQVPSEADRKYLQDWAREEFKRNKSATEEDTIRMMITQGNMQLKELERTLALAKS; encoded by the exons ATGGCGTCCTCTCGCTTGCCTCCCACGGCGCTGACGCTGAAGCAG TTCATGAGAAGGCAACAAGTCCTCCTCCTCTACAGAAAGATTTTGCGAGCCATTAGGCAAGTTCCAAGCGAGGCTGACCGAAAGTACCTTCAGGACTGGGCCAGGGAAGaattcaaaagaaacaaaagtgccACGGAAGAG GACACAATCCGTATGATGATTACTCAAGGCAATATGCAGCTAAAGGAATTAGAAAGGACATTGGCTCTAGCAAAATCTTAA